The sequence below is a genomic window from Nitrosomonas sp..
CCTTTAACAATTTTTATGAATTCTATGGCGATTTGACCGCGCGGATTATCGCCTTGAATTGCGCCCATTTGAATGGGACTTATACCCTTGAAAATGCGCTTTCCAGAGAAGAGCGGATCGAATTGTTATGTCGCATTCGGCAAGCACAACAACAACTGGCCGAACTGCGGGCGGCCTTGAAAAACGAGAGCCAGTTTAACCGGAAGGTACAACTGAACGTACAGATCAAGAAGCTGGCGGAAGAATTAGAACATGACAAAGCAAAGGTTTGAACAGATGGAAAACAGCATGAAAAAACTGGATCGGGACAGCGACGGCAGTAGCCTGAACATCGTACAGGACAATATCGAACAACTCAAAACCCTGTTTCCCGATATCTTCAGTGAAGGCAAGATCGACTTTGACGCCTTACGGACCATTATGGGCGACGCCGTGGAAGCGGGCGATGAGCGTTACAACTTCACTTGGCACGGTAAGGCGGCAGCCCGCCGCATTGCGCAAACGCCATCGACTGGCACGCTGCGCCCTTGCAAGGAAGAAAGCAAAAACTGGGACACCACCCAAAATCTGTTCATTGAAGGCGACAATCTGGAAGTTCTGAAACTGCTGCAAAAGTCTTATCACAAGCAGGTCAAGATGATCTATATCGACCCGCCTTACAACACCGGCAAAGAATTCATCTATCCCGACAATTATCAGGACAATCTCGACACCTATCTGGAATATACCGGCCAGAAAGACAGCGAAGGCCGCAAATTCGGCACCAATGCCGAAACATCAGGCCGCTATCACACCAACTGGCTGAATATGATGTATCCGCGTTTGAAGTTGGCCAGAAACCTGTTGCGCGATGATGGGGTGATTTTTATTTCGATTGATGACAATGAGGTCGCCAATCTCCGGAAATTGTGTGATGAGATTTTTGGGGAGGAGAATTTTGTAAATAATATTATTTGGCAAAAAAAATATGGTGCTGCAAATGACGCAAAATATCTTTCTGACATGCACGATCACATACTTCTCTATTGTAAGAATAAGATTTTGTGGACTCCAAATTTATTTCCGAGGCCTGAAGAACTAAATGCTAAATACTCTAATCCAGATAACGATCCTCGTGGGGACTGGTATTCAACCAACTTATCAGTAAAGACGTATTCAGCGAAGAATGACTATGTTATTAAATCCCCCGCGGGTTTAGAGTTTTCACCTCCGCCTAGTAGATGCTGGTCTGTTACAAAAGAAAAATTTCAAGAACTCTTAAATGATAATAGGATTTGGTTTGGGAAAGATGGAACATCGAGACCATATCTCAAGGGTTTTTTATCAGAAGTTCAAGATGGCGTCGTTCCAACCACAATATGGAGCCATCATGATGCTGGACATAATATAGGAGCAAAGTCAGAAGTCAGGGCAATTTTTCATGATACTACTGGATTGTTCGATACTCCTAAGCCAACAACTCTTATTAAGAGAATAATTACAATGGCCGAAAATAAGGAGGAACGAGATGAAATATTTTTAGATTTTTTCTCAGGTTCTTGCACTACAGCTCATGCCGTTATTGACTTGAATGCCCAAGACAATGGCAGTCGCAAATTCATTATGGTGCAACTGCCAGAACCTTGCGATGAGAACACAGAAGCCTACAAAGCCGGTTATAAAACCATCGCCGACATCGGCAAAGAGCGTATCCGCCGTGCCGGTGACAAGATTAAGGCGGATAACGCCGATAAAGATGGCATTGAAAATCTCGACATCGGTTTCAAGGTCTTCAAACTGGGTTCAACCAATATCAAGCCGTGGGACGCGAACTTCGACAATCTGGAAGACACCCTGCTCTCATCCGTGGACAACATCAAGGACGACCGTAGCGAAGAGGATGTGCTCTATGAAATCCTGCTCAAATACGGCCTTGATCTCACGATTCCGATTGAACAGCGCGAAATAGGCGGCAAAACCGTCTACTCCATCGGTTTCGGAGCTTTGGTCATTTGTCTGGACGATGACATCACTTTGGATGTTGTTGAAGGCATTGGCAGCCTGAAAGCCGAACTCGATCCGGAAGTCATGCGTGTGGTGTTCAAGGATGCAGGCTTCAAGGATGATGTGGTCAAAACCAATGCGATCCAGATTTTAAAGAAACACGGCATCGATGACGTGAAAAGTCTGTAAGGGAGGACGGACAGCTATGAAAATCAAATTCAGCGCCGATCTGGACTACCAACAAGACGCCATTCAGGCCGTGGCCGACATCTTCGATGGGCAGGATACACTTCAAACCAACTTTACCGTGTCACAGGTCAGTCAGGGGCCGCAAAGCGATATGTTTGCCACCCAGACCGAATTGGGTATCGGTAACAAGCTTGGCCTTCTCGATGACGAGTTGCTGGAAAACATCCGCACCATCCAGCTTAAAAACGGTTTGAAACAAACCGATACACTGTCCGCGAAGGATTTCACCATCGAGATGGAAACCGGCACCGGCAAAACCTACGTGTATTTGCGCACGGTGTTTGAGCTCAACAAGCGCTTTGGTTTTACCAAATTCATCATCGTCGTGCCGTCCGTGGCGATCAAGGAAGGTGTTCACAAATCGCTGGAAATGACCGAGCAGCACTTCAAAGAATATTACGACAACACGCCTTGCGATTACTTTGTCTACGATTCTAGCGACTTAAGCCCAGTTCGCAGCTTTGCGACCAATGACACCATCCAGATCATGGTCATCAACATTGATGCGTTCCGCAAAAGCTTTACCGATCCGGACAAGGAGAACAAAGCCAATATCATTCACCGGCCGAATGACAGGATGAACGGCATGAAGCCGATTGAGTTTATCCGCGATACCCACCCGATTGTCATTATTGACGAACCGCAAAGCGTCGATACCACCCCGAAATCCAAGGAGGCCATTACCTCGCTCAATCCCTTATGCACGATCCGCTATTCAGCCACGCACAAGGACAAACACAATCTGATGTACAAGCTGGACTCGATTGATGCCTATGAGCGCAAATTGGTTAAACAGATTGAAGTGGCTTCGATTGATGTGAAGGATGGCCACAATAAAGCCTATATCCGGCTGCTCAGTGTCGATCACAAGAAAAGCCCGATCACCGCCCAGATCGAATTTGACGCCATGCAAAACGGGCAGGTCAAACGCATCACCAAGAAGGTGCGCAGCGGCGATGATTTGCTCACGCTTTCCGGTGGCCGTGATGTGTATGACGGCTATGTGGTCAACGATATTTATTGCGAGCCCGGCAATGAATATATCGACTTCACCAGCAAGCCCGACATCTTACGTTTGGGCGAAGTGTCGGGCGATGTCGATCCCGATGAATATAAACGCCTGCAAATTCGCAAAACCATTGAGGAGCATCTGGACAAGGAGCTGAAACTCACGCCACAAGGCATCAAGGTTTTGAGTCTGTTCTTTATCGACAAGGTGGCCAATTACCGCTTTTATGACGAGGATGGCAACCCGCAGAAAGGCAAATATGCGCTGATCTTCGAGGAAGAATATCGACAGCTCATCAAGAAGCCGAAATACAATTCCCTGTTCAAGGAAGTGGATACCGAAAGTTTGGTGGAAGCCGTGCATGACGGCTATTTCTCGGTCGATAAAAAGTCAGGGCATTTTAAGGACAGTAAAGAGTCGAAAGATGGTACAGGTGGTTCAAGCGCAGATGACGAATCTACGTACAACACGATAATGAAAAATAAGGAATGGCTGCTCGGTTTTAGCTGCAAATTAAAGTTCATTTTTTCACACACCGCACTCAAAGAGGGTTGGGACAATCCCAACGTCTTCCAGATTTGCACGCTCAACGAAACCAAATCGGCAATCAAAAAACGGCAGGAAATTGGCCGTGGCTTGCGTCTGGCGGTCAATCAGGACGGGGATAGGGTGCAAGGCTTTGAGGTCAATACGCTCACGGTCATGGCTAATGAATCTTATGAGGATTTTGTCAGCCAGTTGCAAAGAGAGATCGAGGAAGAGGAAGGTATTCGTTTTGGCGTCGTCGAAAAACATTTCTTCGCTAATATCGTTATCGAAACCGAAGACCAAAAGCAGGCCTACCTTGGGGCCGATGCGTCTGAAAAAATCTGGAACCACCTGTTCGATGCCGAATATGTCGATAAAAGCGGCAAGGTAAAGGACAAACTCCGCACCGATATAAAAAACAACGCGGTCGATTTGCCGGAAGATTTCCAAAGCCATGCCAGCCTGATTACGACCGTGCTTAAAAAGGTGGCGGGCAATCTCAATATCAAGAACGCCGGTGACAAGAAGCCCGTGGCACTTAACAAATCTGTTTATGTTGGCGAAGAATTCAAAGCGCTTTGGGAGCGCATCAAATATAAAACCACCTTCAGGGTAGAATTCGATGTTGAGGCCTTGATTGGCAAGTGCGTTGAAGAGATCAAAAACCACCTGATTGTTGGGAAGACCAAGTTCATCTATGAAAAGGGCCTGACGAAAATCGAGCGCGGTGGTATCGGCACGGCGGAAACCAGTCAAACCAACCATATTTATGATGCCAAAGATTACAAATTGCCGGACATCGTGAGTTATCTTCAGAACGAAACCAATCTCACCCGCCGAACATTAGTGGCCATTTTGACCCAGTGCGGACGCTTGCAGGATTTCAAGAACAACCCGCAAAAATTTGTCGATGAAGTGAGTGCCATCATCAAACGGCAGATGCGTCACTTCATCGTTGACGGGATCAAATATGAAAAGATCGGCGATGCCCACTATTACGCGCAAGAGCTGTTCGAGGACAAGGAGCTGATCGGCTACCTCAACAAAAACATGCTGGAAGCCCAAAAATCAGTCTATGACCATGTGGTTTACGATTCCGAAGTGGAAGCCGAATTCGCGCGATCCTTCGAGCAAAGCAAGGATGTCAAGGTTTACGCTAAGCTGCCAAGCTGGTTCAAGATTGAAACGCCACTTGGCAACTATAACCCCGATTGGGCAGTTTTGGTCGATCATGACGATGGCGAAAAACTCTACTTTGTCGTGGAAACCAAAGGAACCATCCTAGGCGATATGCTACGTCCCGTTGAAAAAGCAAAAATCGACTGTGGCCGCGCTCACTTCAAAGCACTTGGTGAAACGGTTGGTTTTACTGTAGCGGATAACTTTGAATCGTTTATGGACAAAGTGGTGCTATAAGATGAAAGTTGAGCGAGGTTTTTATGAGTATTCTCATTGATGCAATACGAATTGCGGGATTTAGAGGCATTAAGAATCTTGAAGTTTCATTACCAAGAATAACAGTACTAATTGGTACCAATAATTCTGGTAAAACTTCGTTAATAAAAGCTCTTCAGCTTGCTATTGGCGACTATGCAAGGTTTCTGTCTGAAGAAGACTTTTATATTGATACAAACGATCAAAGAGTAAATGAAATACTCGTTGATATTAGAATTGTTCCGGTTGAGGGTAATGGTAATAGAACACAGATTTTTAATGAAATGTGGGCAACTGAGTTTGGGGATAAAATCAAGGCTGAACCCAATGGAAACCAGTTTGTTGCCATTCGCACTCGTTCAAAACAGAATTTAACAAAAGGAGGTTATGACACTCTTCGTTTTACCTTGGAAACATGGCCAGATAAGAGCAATTGGCAATCAGAAAAGGTTAAGGAATCAAAATTAGCCACTCGCTTAGTTAGTCTTCCTTTCATATCAATTGAAGCACAAAGAGATATCCATCAAGAATTAAAGGAAAAATCCTCGTTCGTGGGCAAAGTCCTTTCGAGTGTTGAATACGATTCCGCTGACATTGTTGTTATTGAAAAACTTATCAAAGACGTCAATGATGAGGCTGTCAGCAAAAGCAACGAACTTAAGAGCCTCAAGGCACATTTGGAAAATCTGAATCAATCATTTAGTCATTCAGGTAATGCCGAAGTAACGCCATTTCCCAAAAAAATTAGAGACCTATCAAAGCACTTCTCCATTCACTTTGGTGAAAATCCAGCCAATTCATTTTCAATGGAATACCATGGGATGGGTACTAGGAGTTGGGCATCAATGCTAGCCGTAAAATCATTTGTTGATTTGACGGAAGCAAAACATCTTGAAGAATCAGAGCCTTTTTTCCCAATTCTTGCGGCTGAAGAGCCAGAAGCGCATCTTCACCCCAATGCTCAAAAAACACTATATCGCCAGCTTTCGGAATCTAAAGGCCAATTAATTGTTAGCACACACTCCCCATATCTGGCTGCAATGGCAAAACCGACAGAGTTACGATCACTCAAAAGATATAAGGATAATGTTGCATCAGTACAATTATCTTCTGAGCTAGATCCGGAGGATTTACGTCGTTTGCAGAGAGAGGTTATTCATTCCAGAGGGGAAATTTTATTCACCAAGGCGTTGGTGTTATGTGAAGGAGAAACCGAAGAACAAGCACTACCAATGTTGTTTCACCACTATTTCAAAAATGAATCATTCCAGCTTGATGTGAATTTTGTTGGCGTTGGTGGGTCTGGTAAGAAATATCGTCCTTTCTTGTCCTTCTCTAAAGACTTATTGGTTCCGGCATTTATTTTCAGCGATGGCGAAGATAGTACAATTAAAGACCTAAAAAAGCATTATACAGATGTG
It includes:
- a CDS encoding site-specific DNA-methyltransferase, with translation MTKQRFEQMENSMKKLDRDSDGSSLNIVQDNIEQLKTLFPDIFSEGKIDFDALRTIMGDAVEAGDERYNFTWHGKAAARRIAQTPSTGTLRPCKEESKNWDTTQNLFIEGDNLEVLKLLQKSYHKQVKMIYIDPPYNTGKEFIYPDNYQDNLDTYLEYTGQKDSEGRKFGTNAETSGRYHTNWLNMMYPRLKLARNLLRDDGVIFISIDDNEVANLRKLCDEIFGEENFVNNIIWQKKYGAANDAKYLSDMHDHILLYCKNKILWTPNLFPRPEELNAKYSNPDNDPRGDWYSTNLSVKTYSAKNDYVIKSPAGLEFSPPPSRCWSVTKEKFQELLNDNRIWFGKDGTSRPYLKGFLSEVQDGVVPTTIWSHHDAGHNIGAKSEVRAIFHDTTGLFDTPKPTTLIKRIITMAENKEERDEIFLDFFSGSCTTAHAVIDLNAQDNGSRKFIMVQLPEPCDENTEAYKAGYKTIADIGKERIRRAGDKIKADNADKDGIENLDIGFKVFKLGSTNIKPWDANFDNLEDTLLSSVDNIKDDRSEEDVLYEILLKYGLDLTIPIEQREIGGKTVYSIGFGALVICLDDDITLDVVEGIGSLKAELDPEVMRVVFKDAGFKDDVVKTNAIQILKKHGIDDVKSL
- a CDS encoding DEAD/DEAH box helicase family protein, giving the protein MKIKFSADLDYQQDAIQAVADIFDGQDTLQTNFTVSQVSQGPQSDMFATQTELGIGNKLGLLDDELLENIRTIQLKNGLKQTDTLSAKDFTIEMETGTGKTYVYLRTVFELNKRFGFTKFIIVVPSVAIKEGVHKSLEMTEQHFKEYYDNTPCDYFVYDSSDLSPVRSFATNDTIQIMVINIDAFRKSFTDPDKENKANIIHRPNDRMNGMKPIEFIRDTHPIVIIDEPQSVDTTPKSKEAITSLNPLCTIRYSATHKDKHNLMYKLDSIDAYERKLVKQIEVASIDVKDGHNKAYIRLLSVDHKKSPITAQIEFDAMQNGQVKRITKKVRSGDDLLTLSGGRDVYDGYVVNDIYCEPGNEYIDFTSKPDILRLGEVSGDVDPDEYKRLQIRKTIEEHLDKELKLTPQGIKVLSLFFIDKVANYRFYDEDGNPQKGKYALIFEEEYRQLIKKPKYNSLFKEVDTESLVEAVHDGYFSVDKKSGHFKDSKESKDGTGGSSADDESTYNTIMKNKEWLLGFSCKLKFIFSHTALKEGWDNPNVFQICTLNETKSAIKKRQEIGRGLRLAVNQDGDRVQGFEVNTLTVMANESYEDFVSQLQREIEEEEGIRFGVVEKHFFANIVIETEDQKQAYLGADASEKIWNHLFDAEYVDKSGKVKDKLRTDIKNNAVDLPEDFQSHASLITTVLKKVAGNLNIKNAGDKKPVALNKSVYVGEEFKALWERIKYKTTFRVEFDVEALIGKCVEEIKNHLIVGKTKFIYEKGLTKIERGGIGTAETSQTNHIYDAKDYKLPDIVSYLQNETNLTRRTLVAILTQCGRLQDFKNNPQKFVDEVSAIIKRQMRHFIVDGIKYEKIGDAHYYAQELFEDKELIGYLNKNMLEAQKSVYDHVVYDSEVEAEFARSFEQSKDVKVYAKLPSWFKIETPLGNYNPDWAVLVDHDDGEKLYFVVETKGTILGDMLRPVEKAKIDCGRAHFKALGETVGFTVADNFESFMDKVVL
- a CDS encoding AAA family ATPase, which produces MSILIDAIRIAGFRGIKNLEVSLPRITVLIGTNNSGKTSLIKALQLAIGDYARFLSEEDFYIDTNDQRVNEILVDIRIVPVEGNGNRTQIFNEMWATEFGDKIKAEPNGNQFVAIRTRSKQNLTKGGYDTLRFTLETWPDKSNWQSEKVKESKLATRLVSLPFISIEAQRDIHQELKEKSSFVGKVLSSVEYDSADIVVIEKLIKDVNDEAVSKSNELKSLKAHLENLNQSFSHSGNAEVTPFPKKIRDLSKHFSIHFGENPANSFSMEYHGMGTRSWASMLAVKSFVDLTEAKHLEESEPFFPILAAEEPEAHLHPNAQKTLYRQLSESKGQLIVSTHSPYLAAMAKPTELRSLKRYKDNVASVQLSSELDPEDLRRLQREVIHSRGEILFTKALVLCEGETEEQALPMLFHHYFKNESFQLDVNFVGVGGSGKKYRPFLSFSKDLLVPAFIFSDGEDSTIKDLKKHYTDVFGQTDIMTCPNITILDNTDFEGYLISSGYRNIVEEAIKEVDGNEAITNWIKKRHGTSQGRIKTDSPTCSTCNQPIYSDDLRDYNSADGYDKALTDILDSKKPKFAPVIALKLCELELDKIPPKIIELFENIRKGAF